DNA from Rhodobacteraceae bacterium M382:
TGCCGCGTCGATTTCGCGATAAAATTCAAGAATGCCATCGTCATCAACCGGCCCCTCCAGATAGGGGGGCAGGATCATGAGCGCATCTGCCCCTGTGGCTTGGGCATGGGTGGATCTGCGGATCACCTCGTCCATGTTCAACGCCGATGTCTGACAGATCGCATTACAGCGACCATTGATCCGTTTGATCCCGGTTTCGAACAGCTGGTTGCATTCGGATTCGGTCAAATAGGGGTGTTGACCGGTGCCCGACCCCAGAACCAGCCCGTGAACGCCCGCGTCGATATAGGCGTCGATCAGACGCTCCCATTCGTCATAGTCAATTGCGCCGTCCTCCCCAAAGGGGGTCTGCATTGCCAGGTTGATCCCTGCAAGATTGGCCATCTGTGCCTCCGTTCATGTTTCCTTTCCGGCCCGTAGGAACCGGTATTTTGTCGTTGCCCTGACGCCGATTTCGGTCAGCCAGGCGGGCAGACCCCGATTTGGCTTGGGGCGGTTGTTCAGAATATCAATGCTGCGGCTGGATTTGCCCAATGCCAATTCCGCCAGCGCCTTGCCAAAACCGACGCCGCGCGCCACGCCGGTGCCGTTGCAGAATGCCGCGCCAAAAACGCGTGTCCCGAGTTTGCCAAACACCATGCCGCCATTATGCGCCATGGTCAGCAACCCGCCCCAGCTGTGTTCATATCCGATATGGGACAGGTCCGGATACCGCCGGTCAAAGGCGATCTGGTGATGCCTGTGGGCGCGATCGACGTCTGCCTGATGCGATTGAAACCCGCGGGCATAGGAATAGACATTTCGCAAAAACAAACGGTTGTCCTGTGTCAGGCGCAGCGTGGTGCCAAAGCTTTCGGCGGGGATGACGCCAAATGGGCCCCGGGCACCAACCGTTTCCAGTTCGGTTTTGGTCAAGGCCCGCGTCATTGATCCATAGGTATAGACCGGGATTGCGGTCTGTTCGAAATAACCGCTGGTGGTCAGATAGGCGGCATTGCACAGGCACAGGGTGCGGGCCCGTATCACCCCATCCGGGGTTTCGCACAGATGGTGCTGTGCCTCGGTCGAGATCCCTGTAACCGGCGTCTTTTCATACACGGTCACGTTCTCCGGCAGCGCCGTAACCAGATTCACCAGATATTTGGCGGGCTGCAGCAAAACGGTTCCCGGTGTGTGAAGGGCCGATACATAGTGTTTTGACCCGGTTATGGATTGAATTTCGTCCTTGTCGACCCAGCTGAAATCCTTGCCGATCTGGGGCAGGGCGTGGGCCATGTCGTGCAGACATTGTACACCGCGATCTGTTGCAGCAGCGTGGTATTTTCCCGAAGCATCCCAATCACACGCGACACCCAGATCGCTGACGGCGCTGTGCATGTATCTGATGCCTTCGACATTGACGTGAAATTCTTCGGCGTTGCCTGTCTTGTCTTCGGCAAAATGTTTGTTGCGCGGGTTATGGGCGAGATCAATGGCAAACCCGGCGCAACGGCCGGCTGCATTGTTGCCGATGCGGCCCGCATCCACCAATATGATCCGCGCATTCGGAGCGAGATCAGCCAATCGACGCGCACAGTGCAATCCCATCCAACCGCCGCCCACAACCAGATAGTCACAGGTTATGTCAACACTCAGCCGACGGGCCGGTGTCCGGTTCCCAAGTGCCGCGTACCACCCGGAAGATGAGGGCTCCATATGAACATTCTTTAGCTTCATACGGTGATATTAGGGAGAGACGTGATTTTCAGTAGATAGTCTTTGTTCATCTGGATATTAGTTGAATTTATGTCTGGATTGCAAAAACTCCTCCCGTCTGCCAATGCGCTTCTGGTGTTCGAAGTGGCCGCCCGGTTGCAAAGCTTCAAGGCGGCGGCGTTGGAATTGAATGTGACTCAGCCCAGCATCAGCCACACGATCAAATCCATGGAAGCCCATCTGGGAGTGCAATTGTTCGAACGCGGCAATCGTGGGGTGCGTCTGACCAAAGCGGGCGCAGAGCTGAACGCCGTTCTGACCCCGGCCTTGGCACAGATCGAAGACAGGCTGCGAAACATTTCCGGACACGACAGCCAGACCATAACGATTGCCGCATCGACGTCGGTTGCGGCGCAGTGGCTGTTGCCGTTGACGGCCATATTTCAACGCGCGCATCCGGGGATCAATGTGCGCATCATGACCACCGACCGGAACGTCGAGCCGGGAAATGAAGTTGATCTGACAATTCGCCGGGGTTTGCTGAACTGGAGCAGGCCGAACAGCTGGATGCTGTGTCGGGAGGAACTGTATACGATTTGCAGCCCCGCATATCTCGAACGGGCCGGTCCGGTTCGGGGTTTGGAGGATCTGAAAAACCATGCGATCATTCACAACGCCGAACCGTTTCGCAACAGAATGACCTGGCAGGGGTGGTTGAAGTGTCAGGGGTTTGAGGGGCCGGAACTGCCGGAAACGCTGGTCCTGAACGATTACCAGCTGGCTTTGCAGGCCTGCCTGGCAGGCGAAGGAATTGCATTGGGCTGGTCAATCACATCAAAGAACCTGGTAGATACCGGGATCCTGGTGCGACCTTTGTGCCAGGAAATCCATACTGACTATGGGTTCTACATGATTGGCCCCAAAGCCCTCGAAATCTCGCGCGCCCGGATGAAATATGTCAATTGGTTGCGCGAAAACGTATGACGGGCCACCGCATTGTGGACCCCATCAGGGCAACCGCTGTGGCTACTGGGTTCTGATCCAGTCTACAAAAGCTTTGACGCTGTTTTGGACCTTGTCGCGACGTGGGCGTGCGATGAAATAGCCATAGTCGGCGAGCGCCTGATCCGACAGGTGATACAGCTTTTGTTCGTGCAACTCGCGGTCGATCAATGAATCCATGAGAGCAATGCCCTGGCCGTCTATTACGGCCTGGACCCGAACATTGGGGTCAGGGATGATCAGCGTGTCCCGTCGGATCCGTGGTGGCAGGTGGGCCATGTTTAGCCATTCGGTCCAGGCATTGCTGTCATCGTGATCCCGCAGCAACGTAAAGGTCGAGAACGCCTGTTCCAACCCAATCTCATTGACCAGCGCCAGGGCGGCTCGATTGCCAACGGGGTAGGCGGGGCAGGGCAGAAAGGGGATGATTTCTTCGTCCTGCCACTGTCCGTTGCCCCATCTGATTGCAATGTCGACGCCTTGGGCCTTGAGATCAAAAAGCCGGATCATTGGCTGCAGGCGCAATTGGATGTCAGGATGGGCCTGCATAAACGACATCAGCCTGGGCGACAGCCAACGGGCTGCGAAATAGGTTGAAACACCCACCGTCAAACTGCGGGTTGATGTTCCCTTGATCACCTGAATATCGGATTCGATTTCTTCATAATGATCCTGACAGAGGGTCAGCAGCTTCTGACCTTCGGCGGTCAGTGTCACACCGCGCGCGTTGCGATGAAACAGTGCAAGCCCCAGATCCGTTTCCAGCGTTTTGACCTGATAGCTGATGGCCCCTTTGGTCATGTTCAGAGCGTGGGCGGCATCCGAAAAGCTGAGGTATCGGGCGATTTCGACAAACAGCCGCAGGGAGTCGTGATGGTGAAAACGAACAGGCATGGAGAACCGTTTAAAATACTTGAACGCAAAGAGCAAAATTTATCCATTGTCGGATCACAAAAATCCTAAAATATAAAGCCAATGGAAATCTCGGGAGGGGTTTGAGTTGGAAAAAATGAACGTTCTGGGGCATATTACCCAACGTGGACGTCTGCGTCGGGGCCGATTGACCCGACACAATGCACCCCAGCCCGTGCCCGTGTATCGGCACCGCAAGATCCCGGTTTACGACTTGCTTGGGGATGCGGCATTGACCCGGATCGAGGATCAGGCCGATTGGATCCTGGACACGATCGGTGTCGAATTTCGGGGGGACGAAACAGCGCTCGCGCTCTTTGCCGCGGCAGGGGCGCGGGTTGATGGCGCGCGCGTCCGGTTTGAACCGGGGCTGGCCCGGCATCTCTGTGCGACGGCTCCGGCGGAATTCAGGCTGCACAGCCGCGACGCGACCAATTCGGTTGATCTGGGGGGCGACAATCTGGTGCTGATGCCCGGATATGGGGCACCATTTGTGACCGACCTGGACCGCGGGCGGCGCTATGGCACGCTGGATGATTTTCGCAACTTTGTGAAGCTGGCGTATATGTCCCCCTGGCTGCATCATTCCGGGGGGACAGTGGTTGAACCGACGGATGTTGCCGTGAACAAACGGCACCTGGACATGATGCTGGCCCATCTCACCCTGTCAACCAAACCGTTCATGGGGGGCGTGACATCGCCCGGGCGTGCCCAGGACAGCATCGACATGGCCCGATTGGTTTTTGGGGCTGAGTTCATGGACCGGAACGCCGTGATGCAGGCCAATATCAATGTCAATTCTCCTTTGATTTATGATGACACCATGTCGGGTGCCTTGCGGGTGTATGCGGCGGCCAATCAATGCGTCTGCATCTCTCCGGCCATTTTTGCCGGCGCCATGGGGCCGCTGTCTCCGGCGGCTGTGGCGGCGCAGACCTTGGCCGAGGCCATGGTAGGTATCGCGCTGAGCCAATTGGTGCGCCCTGGGTGCCCGGCGGTGTTCGGCAGCTTTCACTCGTCGATGAACCTCAAAACCGGAGCGCTGACCTTTGGATCTCCCGAGGCCAATATGACGACAATGGCGATGTCCCAACTGGGTCGCAGGCTGGGTGTGCCCGTTCGATCGGGAGGGGGGCAGGTCACCGCGTCCAACGCTGCGGACGGACAGGCAATGCAGGACAGCGCAGATGCGATGTGGGCAACGTTGCTGTCCGGCGGGCATCAGGTCTGGCACGCGGCTGGTTGGCTCGAAGGGGGGCTGGTCATGTCCTATGAGAAATTCGTCATGGATCTCGACCATTGTGGCGCGATGTTGAAGATGTTGCAGGGCTTTGGGGTCGAAGACGAAGACTTTGGTCGCGACGCCTATCACGAGGCTGGACCGGGTGAGAATTTCCTGTCGACGGGCCACATCCTGCGCCATTACACCACCGCGAATTTTCAGCCCCGGATCCCCGAAGCGGGGCCATATGAAACCTGGAACGAAAACGGTGCCCAGACCGTTGATCAACGCGCCACTGCGCGTTGGCAGCAGATGCTGGCAGCGTATGAACCACCCGACATGCAAGACAACATGCGCGCTGCGCTGATGGAATTCGTGGCCGAACGCAAAGCCGCCGTGCCCGATGAATGGTATTAGGAAGGACCCCAAAATGACCAAAGAACTTAGCCGCACGTCGGCTCTTGCTGCACGACATATTGCTCTTGGATCCGGGCTGGAGGATTGGAACGGGATGGGCACAGCCTGGACCTATGACACCGACCCGAATGATGAACATGATGCGGTGCGGGATCGGGCCGGGATGTTCGATATGTCTGCGCTCAAAAAGGTTTTTGTGCGTGGCCCGGATGCGCAGGCGGTTCTGGATCATCTGACCACGCGGGATCTGTCCCGGCTGGTTCCGGGCAGGTCGGTTTACCTGTGTGTTCTGACCGACTCTGGCGGCATTGCCGATGATGCGATCGTGTCGAACAACGGTGGCGAGGAATGGATGATCGTGCACGGGTCCGGTGACACCATGGCGCTGCTTGCGGCCTCGGCAGTCGGGCGGGATGTGGCGTTGGAGTTTACAGACGAATTGCATGATCTGTCAGTCCAGGGGCCCAAGGCCCTGCAGATTCTGAATGCGCATTGCGATATTGATTTGGCCGCTCTGGCCTATTTTGACCACAGGCCGGTCCATTTGTTTGGCCACCCGTGCCGGATTTCACGTACCGGATATTCCGGTGAACGTGGGTACGAGATTTTTGCCGATGGCGGGGTGATCAAGGACATTTGGGACAAATTGGTTGATGCCGGTGTCATGCCCTGTTCGTTCACTGCCCTGGACAAGGTCCGGATTGAAGCCGGTCTGTTGTTTTACGGGTATGACATGACCCAGGCCCATACCCCCTGGGAAGTTGGTTTGGAGTTCACGGTCAGCACATCCAAGGGAGATTTCCGCGGCAAGGAGGCCGTGATGGCGGCCCGGGGAGATGAAAAGATCACCAATGTTTGCCTGGATATCAAACATTCCGACATGGTCGAAGGCGGAGAAGTGTTGTCGATAGGGGGCAGCGCCGTGGGCGTGATCAACAGCCCCTGCTATTCGCATCGTTTGGGCAAATCTCTTGCGCTCGCGCATGTTCAGACAGGGATCCCGGTTGGGACTGTGCTCAGCGTTGCAAGCGAAACATTTGAAACCACGGCGACCATTGTCCCAAGCCCGATCTACGATCCGAAAAAGGCGCGCACGCACAGCTGACAAGAGCGGGGTGACGGCTGCGAACACACCCGAACAGATCGGTTTGTCCAATGATCTGTTCGGCGTGGCACAGGTGTTGCGGGCATCATCTGTGGCAGATGGCAGTGGCTGATGACGGCTCTGGTGCGGCGGATGCAGCCGCGCCTGAAAACCGGTTTTGTCGATTTGATCCGATGAACTGGGACTTGACGACATCAAGTCCAGATTGCCAAACTGAGCAAAGGATTATGCAACCAATCAGAGTTTAAAAACCAATATCTGAATTGCAGGCGGGGTATGACATGCGAAAGACGTTTTGGAGTGTTGTCTGCATCGCGGCCAGCACCATGCCCTTGGCGGCCCAAGAATGGCAGGTTCTCGGTGGTATTGAGGCGGTGTCCAATTACGTCTCCAATGGCGTCACCCAGTCCAATGGAAACCCCGCAATCCAGCCTTGGGTCGAGATCAACAATGCCCATTTCTACGCTGGCCTGTGGGCGTCGAACGTGGATTTTGGAAATTCCGACGATTACGAACTTGATATCTATCTGGGTTATCGGCGCAGCTTTGCGAATGATCTGTTTATCGACCTCGGCTATGCGCGGTATCTGTATGACGGGACCGGGGATTGTTGCGGTGAATTGAAGGTGACGGCCGCCTATCCCATTCATGATCGGGTCGGGCTGTTGGGGTATGTTGCCTACAATCCCGAAAGCGATGAATGGAACCGCCGTGCGACCCTGGCCTACAAGGTCAACGACAAGATTTCGCTGTCAGGGACGTATGGATATTCCGATTTCAACCAACATGATTACTGGGATGTCGGGGCGTCGTTTCCGCTGACGGATACGGTGGCGATGGATGTCCGGTATCAAGGGTCCGAAGCCGGGGACGAAGGGGTGGTTGTCGGTGTGTCCTGGTCTGCGTCGCAGGTGAGCATGGCGCAGCTGTTTTTGGCCCCCTTCCGCCGGTAGCGACACGCCTGGCGGACCAGAGCGTGGCGGTGGATGCCAATCGCACAACGCACACACGAATTTCAACTTGCAACATGTTGTGAACAAACGATTAGATCCGGCTGAATCCGCCGTTTCAGCCGACGATGGTATACCGTTGGCCGGGCATTTGTTTCCGATCTTACCCGTCGGCTCTCGAAATTGTCGCTAGTCAGATGTTGGCTGACGCAATCCGCTGACCGGGCCCCCGAAACGGTCGCTTAGAATGCTGTACCAAGCTTTGGTGCGGCCCCGACACCAGATCGATCAACGAGGCATCTGGGAGGACGCGCGACATGAAGGACAAGACCACAACAACCGAACAGGCAATGGCCCTGATCCGCACTGGTGACGTTGTGACCACGACTGGCTTTGTACAAAGCTGTATTCCAGAGATGCTGCACGCGGCGCTGGAAAAGCGCTTTTTACAGGAGGGCGCGCCCCGTGACCTGACGTTGATCATGTGTGCGGGGGCGGGCGACAGCAAGGGGCTGGGCACTGGCCGTTTGCACCATGATGGGTTGTTGCGCCGGGTGATTGCCGGCAATTTTGGCCGGATGCCAAAGGTGGCCCAAGCCGCCCAGGAGAACAAGATCTGCGGGTATAACCTGCCACAGGGTGTAATCTCGCAGCTGTATCGCGCCTGTGCTGCGGGGCAACCGGGGCTGTTCTCCAAGGTGGGTTTGCACACCTATGTCGACCCGCGCCATGGGGGCGGCAAGGTCAACAAGGTCACAAATGAAGACATCGTCAGCCATGTCGAAGTCGAAGGCGAAGAGTGGCTGTTTTACAAGGCGACCAAGATCGACGTTGCGTTCATCCGCGGAACCAGCGCCGACAGGTCCGGCAATATCAGCATGGAACGCGAGGCGTTGACCCTGGACTGTCTGGCCCAGGCCATGGCCGCCCACAACAATGGCGGTATCGTCATTGCCCAGGTCGAACGCATTGTCGAAGATGGCTCGATCAAACCCAAGGACGTCAAGATCCCCGGCTTGCTGGTGGATTGTGTGGTTGTCGCGGATGATCCCGAGATGCACCGGATGAATTATGGTGTTCAGCACAACCCGGCCCTGTCCGGCGAAATCCGGGTGCCGGTCAATGCCATGGCCAAGATGCCGTTGGAACAGCGCAAGATCATCGCCCGGCGCGCCGCATTCGAATTGCCACCCAATGGGGCGGTCAACCTGGGCGTTGGTGCGCCCGACGGGGTGGCCGCAGTGGCAAACGAAGAAAAGGTTACGCCGTATATCACGTTGACCACCGAGGCCGGGGCCGTAGGTGGGGTTCTGGCGGGCGGTTCCAGCTTTGGCAGTTCGGCCAATGCGGATTCGATCATCGACCAGAACCAGATGTTCGATTTCTACGACGGGGGCGGGTTGGATCTGACCTGTTTGGGGATGGCGGAATGCGATGCCCAGGGCAGCGTCAATGCCTCGCGGTTTGGCGGGCGGCTGAATGGCTGCGGCGGGTTCATCAACATCTCTCAGAATTCGCGCGCGGTGGTGTTTGCCGGGACGTTTACCGCCGGCGGCCTGCGTGTCGCCGTCGAAGACGGACAACTGCGCATTGTTCAGGAAGGGCGCAACAAGAAGTTCGTGCGCCTGATCGAACAGATCACCTTCTCGGGGCCCTATGCATCGGAACGCTCGCAGCCGGTTCTGTATGTCACCGAACGCTGCGTGTTGCAGCTGACACCCAAGGGGCTGGAGCTGATCGAGATCGCTCCGGGGATCGACCTGCAGCGCGACATTCTGGATCAGATGGAATTCAAACCCATCATGGACAATGTCACCACGATGGATCCGCGCATTTTCCGCGATGAACCCATGGGGCTGATGGATGACCTGCTGAACCTGAACCTGCCGGAACGGATCACCTATGATACCGAGCGCAACCAGCTGTTTGTCAATCTCGAAGGCTGGAGCGTCAAGAAAATGCGTGACATCGAAGATCTGTCACGGGTTTTGTCGGAGGCGTTCGACAAGAGCGGGCAGGGCGTCAATCTGGTGATGAACCAGAACGGTTTTCGCATCGCCGAGGATCTGCAGGATGAATACGCCGAGACGGTTGGAAAAATGCTCGACACATTCAGCGCCTCGGTGGCCCATTACACCACCAGCGCCTTTATGCGTCTGAAGATGAAGGAAACCTTGTCCAGCCGCGGAGTCCAGCCGCATATTTTTGAAAGCGGCGAAGAGGCGCAGCAGGATTATTGGGGGTCCTGAATTGGAAACGGCGCTGAGTGTTCAGCGCCGTTTTTCGTTGATCTGCCCGGTTTGGTTCAACCAGCTTCGGCCTGTGCGGCGGTGACTGCGATCATGTGAACGATGTCTTCGTCGTTGCAGCCGCGCGACAGATCGTTGGCGGGTTTGTCCAGCCCCTGCAGGATCGGCCCGATGGCATTGGCACCGCCCACACGCTGGGCAATCTTATAGGCAATGTTGCCAGCATCCAGATTGGGAAAGATGAAAATATTGGCGTCGCCGCCCAGGGGGGAACCTTTGGCCTTGGACGCCGCCACGGTGGGGACAAACGCGGCATCGAATTGCAATTCGCCGTCGATCAACAGATCAGGGGCCAGGTCGCGGGCCATGTCGGTTGCGGTCGCGACTTTGGTGACGCTGGGGTGTTTGGCGCTGCCTTTGGTCGAGAAAGACAACATGGCCACCCGAGGTTCATTCGCGGTCAATGCCTGGTAACTGGCGGCCGAGGCCAACGCGATTTGTGCCATCTCTTCGGCCGATGGATCGACCACGAGGCCGCTGTCGGAAAACACAAACGCCCCTTTTTTGGCGTGGTGATCCTGACAGAACAGCATCAGGAAAAAGCTGGAGATCAGTTTCGACCCGGGTTTGGGGCCGATCACCTGAATGGCGGTGCGGACGATTTCAGCCGTGGTGGTGATGGCCCCACCCACGGTGCCATCGGCACGACCGGTTTTGACCAAAAGCGCGGCAAAGACATGCGGGTTGCGCACCGCGACTTTGGCGTCCTTGGGGGAAATCCCTTTGTGCTTGCGCAGCTCAAAAAAGGCTTCGGCCATCTGCGGATTGAGCGGGGAGGTCTCGGGGTCATGCAGTTCGATGCCATCGGATGCGGCACCGATCGCATCCAATCCAGCACGGATTTCGCTCTCTTGCCCGACCAGCACAATCCGGGCAATGCCCTGATCACGGGCTGTGACGGCTGCCTTGATCACCCGGGGGTCGGCCCCTTCGGACAGTACGATCTTCTTTTGCGACCGGGCCGCGTTTTCCAAAAGCGTTTCCAGCGGTTTCATCGTTCACGTCTTTCTTTGGTAGGGGTGTGGCCCAAGATGGGCGTTCGTGCCGGTGATATCGAGATGTCCGCAGGGCAGGGGCATCGCCCAGCACGAGTTCCGAGTTGTTCGGGAAAATGCGCCTGATCGCCCCGGTGACGATAGGGCCAGAGCGGTGTTGTCCTTAGGTCCACAAATCCGCATCGGTCCAAACCGCACAATAGGGTCGCAGGCCTTGCTGTTTCCCGCTATGGAAACAGCATGACCCAGACCGATCCTTTCGAAATTTTCTTTGCCGTCCCACCGGGACTTGAAACCGCTTTGTGTGACGAAGCCCGTGACAAGGGGTTTGCCGCACCTCAGGCCGTGCCGGGCGGTGTGGTGACCCGGGGTGACTGGTCCGAAGTGTGGCGTGCCAATCTGGTGATGCGGGGGGCCTCACGGGTGCTGGTGCGGATCGGGTCGTTTCGGGTGTTTCATCTGGCACAGCTGGACAAACGGGCACGCAAATTCCCATGGGCCGACACGTTGCGCCCCGATGTTCCCTTGCGGGTCGATGTGACGTGCCGGCGCTCCAAGGTCTATCATGCCAAGGCTGCGGCGGAACGGATCGAACGGGCGTTGATCGAAGAGCTGGGCGCGACCATCGACCCAAAGGCCGCCATGTGTCTCAAGATCCGGATCGAAGATGACTTGTGTACCATCAGCATCGACACCTCGGGAGAGTCTCTGCACAAACGGGGTCACAAGGAAGCCGTTGGCAAGGCCCCGATGCGCGAAACCATGGCCGCGCTTTTTCTGCGTCAGGCCGGGTACACCGGACAAGAACCGGTCATTGATCCGATGTGCGGGTCCGGCACCTTTGTACTGGAGGCTGCCGAAATCGCCGTTGGACTCAATCCCGGACGCTCGCGCGCTTTTGCATTCGAGAAACTGGCCAGCTTTGACCGGCAGGTCTGGGATCAAATGCGCGATGCCGCACCGCTCAGCCCCTGCGAACACCGGTTTTACGGTTCTGACCGCAACCCCGGTGCCATCGAAATGAGCCAGGCCAACGCCGGTCGGGCAGGGGTTTCGCAGTGGACAGAATTTCATCACCGGGCCGTCAGCGATCTGGTCCGCCCCGAGGGGCCTGCGGGGCTGGTCATTGCCAACCCTCCTTATGGGGCCCGTATCGGCAATAAAAAGTTGCTATATGCGCTGTACGGCGCATTCGGGCAGACGTTGAAAGAACGATTTTCCGGCTGGCGTGCAGCGATCATCACCAGCGACACCGGGCTTGCGCGGGCCACAGGGCTTCCGTTTCTGCCTCTGGAACAGCCTGTTGCGCATGGCGGCCTCAAGGTGCGCCTGTTCCAGACCCCACGACTGCGCTAAATCCGTTCCTGGGGTGCCGCGCTGCTCCATGGACCACCATGTGATGCCCGACACATGGAATGATGCAAGAATGCGCTCTAATTTGTTGATAGAGCTTGAAAAAGCTGTTTCAGGGCCGGGCTGGTCATTCAATGGCGTCTTGATTCACGAAAGTGTCACGTTTTTCTGAAAATTGCGGAATGAGCGCTTGCAGTCCCCGATGATTAGATCTACATCAGCCTCAATTGACGCGGGATGGAGCAGCCCGGTAGCTCGTCAGGCTCATAACCTGAAGGTCGTAGGTTCAAATCCTACTCCCGCAACCACTACTGTCGAACAGGCCACCTTCGGGTGGCCTTGTTTGTTTTTGGGCCACCCCAAGTGCGAACCAGCCTGCCAGTTCTCCAACAATTTCAATGGTCAACGCGTCGCCATCTGGTTTCCTAGGTATCTCGCTCAGAAGGCTCCGGATGAGTGATGTGGCCTCCGCCTTCGAAGAGAATTCGTTCAACGCAACTGGTAGGCTGGCTACATTCTCCTGGTGGACGTCAGCCAGTCCGGGGTGCCGCCATACGGGCGGTTCGTTGGTTGATGGCTGTCTCTCGGGTGTTAATTCGACTTTGCGTGCTTCCACGGCACTCATCCTGTTCTCCATGCAGGGAGAAAACATGCCTTTGGCAATGGCTTGAACGATACGGGTGATTTGGGTGGTCACATTGGTCATTGCCCGCGCCGGCTTGGCACGGTCCTGTTTGATCGAACCTGCAAGTCGATTGAATTTCTCATGATAGGCGCAGACGAAGTCCGCAATGAAGTCGGGATGTACAAGTTTGTCTGTAAGACCGCACAGAACCCGATCCCCGAGGTCTGTTCGTTTGATTGTCTGGCGGTTGTCGCAGGTGCCTTAGGCAACCATTCGATAGTGGTATGGGGCATCGTGCGGGCAAAGCGTCGTTTGGCCAAATTCTGTTACAGAAACCAACGGCTTCATTGGGCTCCCTACTGCTTTGGTCGCACCAGGTACGGATGGCTGCAGGCAGGCCGAAGCGGCCATTTCTTTCACTTGTGGGTTGTCGCCGCACTGTGGGACGAAGCGGGTTTTTGCTGATTGACAATCAATGTCGGCTCTTCA
Protein-coding regions in this window:
- a CDS encoding FAD-binding oxidoreductase — protein: MKLKNVHMEPSSSGWYAALGNRTPARRLSVDITCDYLVVGGGWMGLHCARRLADLAPNARIILVDAGRIGNNAAGRCAGFAIDLAHNPRNKHFAEDKTGNAEEFHVNVEGIRYMHSAVSDLGVACDWDASGKYHAAATDRGVQCLHDMAHALPQIGKDFSWVDKDEIQSITGSKHYVSALHTPGTVLLQPAKYLVNLVTALPENVTVYEKTPVTGISTEAQHHLCETPDGVIRARTLCLCNAAYLTTSGYFEQTAIPVYTYGSMTRALTKTELETVGARGPFGVIPAESFGTTLRLTQDNRLFLRNVYSYARGFQSHQADVDRAHRHHQIAFDRRYPDLSHIGYEHSWGGLLTMAHNGGMVFGKLGTRVFGAAFCNGTGVARGVGFGKALAELALGKSSRSIDILNNRPKPNRGLPAWLTEIGVRATTKYRFLRAGKET
- a CDS encoding LysR family transcriptional regulator: MSGLQKLLPSANALLVFEVAARLQSFKAAALELNVTQPSISHTIKSMEAHLGVQLFERGNRGVRLTKAGAELNAVLTPALAQIEDRLRNISGHDSQTITIAASTSVAAQWLLPLTAIFQRAHPGINVRIMTTDRNVEPGNEVDLTIRRGLLNWSRPNSWMLCREELYTICSPAYLERAGPVRGLEDLKNHAIIHNAEPFRNRMTWQGWLKCQGFEGPELPETLVLNDYQLALQACLAGEGIALGWSITSKNLVDTGILVRPLCQEIHTDYGFYMIGPKALEISRARMKYVNWLRENV
- a CDS encoding LysR family transcriptional regulator; protein product: MPVRFHHHDSLRLFVEIARYLSFSDAAHALNMTKGAISYQVKTLETDLGLALFHRNARGVTLTAEGQKLLTLCQDHYEEIESDIQVIKGTSTRSLTVGVSTYFAARWLSPRLMSFMQAHPDIQLRLQPMIRLFDLKAQGVDIAIRWGNGQWQDEEIIPFLPCPAYPVGNRAALALVNEIGLEQAFSTFTLLRDHDDSNAWTEWLNMAHLPPRIRRDTLIIPDPNVRVQAVIDGQGIALMDSLIDRELHEQKLYHLSDQALADYGYFIARPRRDKVQNSVKAFVDWIRTQ
- a CDS encoding trimethylamine methyltransferase family protein, which translates into the protein MNVLGHITQRGRLRRGRLTRHNAPQPVPVYRHRKIPVYDLLGDAALTRIEDQADWILDTIGVEFRGDETALALFAAAGARVDGARVRFEPGLARHLCATAPAEFRLHSRDATNSVDLGGDNLVLMPGYGAPFVTDLDRGRRYGTLDDFRNFVKLAYMSPWLHHSGGTVVEPTDVAVNKRHLDMMLAHLTLSTKPFMGGVTSPGRAQDSIDMARLVFGAEFMDRNAVMQANINVNSPLIYDDTMSGALRVYAAANQCVCISPAIFAGAMGPLSPAAVAAQTLAEAMVGIALSQLVRPGCPAVFGSFHSSMNLKTGALTFGSPEANMTTMAMSQLGRRLGVPVRSGGGQVTASNAADGQAMQDSADAMWATLLSGGHQVWHAAGWLEGGLVMSYEKFVMDLDHCGAMLKMLQGFGVEDEDFGRDAYHEAGPGENFLSTGHILRHYTTANFQPRIPEAGPYETWNENGAQTVDQRATARWQQMLAAYEPPDMQDNMRAALMEFVAERKAAVPDEWY
- a CDS encoding aminomethyltransferase family protein; this encodes MTKELSRTSALAARHIALGSGLEDWNGMGTAWTYDTDPNDEHDAVRDRAGMFDMSALKKVFVRGPDAQAVLDHLTTRDLSRLVPGRSVYLCVLTDSGGIADDAIVSNNGGEEWMIVHGSGDTMALLAASAVGRDVALEFTDELHDLSVQGPKALQILNAHCDIDLAALAYFDHRPVHLFGHPCRISRTGYSGERGYEIFADGGVIKDIWDKLVDAGVMPCSFTALDKVRIEAGLLFYGYDMTQAHTPWEVGLEFTVSTSKGDFRGKEAVMAARGDEKITNVCLDIKHSDMVEGGEVLSIGGSAVGVINSPCYSHRLGKSLALAHVQTGIPVGTVLSVASETFETTATIVPSPIYDPKKARTHS
- a CDS encoding TorF family putative porin, whose amino-acid sequence is MRKTFWSVVCIAASTMPLAAQEWQVLGGIEAVSNYVSNGVTQSNGNPAIQPWVEINNAHFYAGLWASNVDFGNSDDYELDIYLGYRRSFANDLFIDLGYARYLYDGTGDCCGELKVTAAYPIHDRVGLLGYVAYNPESDEWNRRATLAYKVNDKISLSGTYGYSDFNQHDYWDVGASFPLTDTVAMDVRYQGSEAGDEGVVVGVSWSASQVSMAQLFLAPFRR